GGAACGGTGCCCGATGTTCTGTCGGCCCTGCTGGCGCGCGATGCGCCCGGCACAGTGGAATTTTTGCGCGCATGGCAGGATCGCGGCGTTGTCGAACGCCCCGAAGACGGGTTGTTTTTCGTGGCACATGAAACCGGCGGCATGGTTGAATTGATCGACATTGACAGCGGCGCGGTTGTGGATCAGGTCAGCACCCGTGATGTGAACCAGATACGCCCCAATGCAGGTGTGCGGCGTGAAATCAACGCAGCGCTTGTGCAGTTTGAATTGATGAACCCCGACCCCGCGCGGCGTATCGCGGCACTGGAATCCGCCACCAGAAGCCCCGATCCCGAACAGATACCGGCGCTGGAACTGGCGCTGGACGCGGAATCAGACGCGCGCATTGCCGCGCGCATGGAACGCTTGCTGGACCTGCTGAACGCCCGTTTCACCACCGACACCGCAACCCGTGTCGATGCCATCGACGGGCTGCGCGGCGATATTTCCACCGAAGCGCGGCGCGTGTTGAACCAGCTTTTGCAAACCCGCAGCGATTTCGCCCCAACCCTGCCCGAGGACGCCAACATCGCGCGTATCCGCACCCCCGGGCAGGATATGGACCTGCATGCCGCCTATGCGGTTTTGTCTGAAGCGGGGCTGTTCCCGCCACGGCCGGGGCGCAATGCCATCCGCGATGTGCTGCGCGCCAATGTTGTGGACGGGGCCGTGGGCGGCATTCCGGTTCATCAGCTTGACACGGATGAGGCCCGCCGCACCGCATACCGCGCCTTGCAGGATGCGGGCACTGTGCCGCCACTGGTGACACAGGCCGATATGGAAGCGGCAGTTGCGCAATATGTCTTTTTCGATGCCTATCTGGAAGCGGACGCTGCGGTGACCGACGCCGCAAGCACCGCCCTTGACAGCACGCGCACCCGGATCGGCGCGTTTCAGGCCCTCAGCCTGTCACTCGATGCGCTGTCGCTGGCGTCAATCTTCTTTCTGGCGGCCATCGGGCTGGCCATCACCTTCGGGGTGATGCGCGTGATCAACATGGCGCATGGCGAGTTTATCATGATGGGGGCCTATACCGGCTATGTGGTGCAAACCCTGATCCCCGATTACACCGTGTCGCTGGTGGTGGCCTTGCCGCTGGCATTTGGCGTGACATTCGCCGCAGGTGTTGCGATGGAACGTCTGGTTATCCGGCACCTGTATACCCGCCCGCTGGAAACATTGCTGGCCACATTCGGCATTTCGATTGCACTGCAACAACTGGCCAAGAATATCTTTGGCACGCAGGCCCGCCCCCTGACCGCGCCTGACTGGCTGGCGGGGTCGCTGGCGCTGAATGATATTGTCAGCATCAGCACATTGCGCGTGGGTATATTCTTCATGGCGCTGGCCTTCCTGCTGCTGTTGCTGTTCATCCTGAACCGCACAAGGCTGGGTCTGGAAGTGCGCGCCGTGACGCAAAACCCCGGCATGGCGGCAAGCATGGGCATCAACCCCGACCGCATCAACATGCTGACCTTCGGCCTTGGGTCGGGGATTGCCGGTGTCGCGGGCGTGGCGATTGGCATGTATGCGCAGGTCACATCGGAAATGGGCGCGAATTACATCGTGCAAAGTTTCATGACCGTGGTTGTGGGCGGTGTCGGGTCGGTGTTCGGCACATTGGCGGGCGCGGGGCTTATTGGCGCGCTGCAAAAGGGGATTGAATGGTTCAACCCCACCAACACGCTGGCCGCACAGACCTATATGGTGCTGTTCATCATTTTGTTCATTCAGTTCCGGCCAAAGGGCATTGTTGCCCTGAAGGGCCGCGCTGCAGGGGATTAAGCCCATGGTTTCCACCAATCAACCCGACACCGCCCGCCCTGCCCGCCGCAGCCTGCTGCACACCAACCCGTCGGTGCTGTGGTTCATGGGGCTTCTGGGGCTGTTTACACTTGGGGTCAGCATCCTGTCCGAAGGCATGGGAATTGGCGTGCTGTCCACATCCATGGTCAAGATCCTTGGCATGACGCTGTGCCTGTGCCTGATTGCCATCTGCATGGATGTGGTCTGGGGCTATTGCGGTATTCTAAGCCTTGGGCATTTCGCCTTTTTCGGGCTTGGGGGCTATGCGATCGGCATGTGGCTGATGTATGCGCGCACCGAAATCGTCATTCGCGACAGTTTGGCCAGTGGCACCATCCCGCCCACGGAACTTGAAGTGACAGACGCCGTCGCCGCCCAGATTTTCGGCGTGGTCGGCAGTTCCGAACTGCCCCTGATCTGGAGTTTTGCAGGATCGCTGCCCGTTCAGCTGGCTATGGTGGTGCTGGTGCCGGGGTTGCTGGCGCTGGTCTTTGGCTGGCTGGCGTTTCGCAGCCGTGTGACAGGGGTTTACCTGTCCATCCTGACCCAAGCCATGACATTGGCGCTGTCGCTGTATCTGTTCCAGAACGATACGGGCCTGCGCGGCAATAACGGGCTGTCGGGGCTGCAAAACATTCCCGGTGCGCTGCATGTGCCGCAATCAGTGCTGTCGGTGTGGTTTTTCTGGGCGTCCGCATTTGCACTTGGGGCGGGGTATCTGCTGTTTGCATGGGTGGTGTCGGGCAAATTCGGGTCTGTGATCAAGGCCATCCGCGACAATGAAACCCGCGTGCGCTTTCTTGGCTATAATGTCGAAGGGTATAAGCTGTTTGTCTTTACCCTGACTGCCGTGGTGTCGGGCATTGCGGGCGCGCTGTATTACCCGCAGGCGGGCATCATCAACCCCGCTGAAATTGCCCCCATCGCGTCCATCTATCTGGCGGTCTGGGTGGCGATTGGCGGGCGGGGGCGGCTTTATGGCGCGGTGATCGGGGCGGCGACCGTGTCGCTGATGTCAAGCTGGCTGACGGGGGGCGGCGCGCCCAATATCAATTTCGGCAGTTACAGGTTCCTGTGGACAGACTGGTGGCTTGTGGTTCTGGGCCTTGGGTTTGTGGCCGTCACGCTGTTCTTTCCCAAAGGCATCGGCGGGTTGTTTGACTATCTGGTAAGGAAAAAGCCATGACAACACTTCTGGAAGTGTCTGGCGTGTCGGTCACATTTGACGGGTTCCGCGCCATCAACAACCTGTCCATCGCCATAAGCGAGCCGGAATTGCGCGCCGTCATCGGCCCCAACGGGGCGGGCAAGACGACGTTCATGGATATCGTCACCGGCAAGACCCGCCCAGATAGCGGGTCGGTGCGTTGGGGCGAACGGCAGGTCGATTTGCTGAAACTGTCCGAAAGCCAGATCGCGAAAGCAGGGGTCGGGCGCAAGTTCCAGAAACCCACCGTGTTTGAAGAACAAACCGTGCGTGATAATCTGGCCATGGCACTGCGCAACAAGCGCGGCCCGCTTTCGGTTCTGGTGTGGCATATGACCACCAGTGACAGCGCGCGCATTCTGGAACTGGCCACCGAGATTGGCCTGCAAGACCGCCTTGAGCACCGCGCCGGTGATCTTAGCCATGGGCAAAAGCAATGGCTGGAAATCGGCATGTTGCTGGCACAGGACCCGCGCCTGTTGCTGGTCGATGAACCCGCCGCCGGCATGACGCCCGGGGAACGCGAACACACGACCGACCTGCTGAAACGCGCGGCAAAAACTCGCGCGGTCATGGTCATTGAACATGACATGGAATTCATCCGCAGGCTGGACTGCCGCGTGACGGTGCTGCACGAAGGGTCGGTTCTGGCCGAGGGCAGTCTGGACCATGTCACAAAAAACCAACAGGTCATTGATGTTTATCTGGGGCGATAACGCATGTTGAACGTGGACAATCTGACCCTGCATTACGGGGCATCACAAATCCTGTGGGGGGTGTCGCTGGCAGCGCGCGTGGGCGCGGTGACCGCTGTGATGGGCACCAATGGCGTGGGCAAAACCAGCTTGTTGCGCGCGATTGCAGGCCGCCACCCCTATTCCGGTGGCACCATCACGCTGGACGGGCAAGACCTGCACCACCCGAACGCGGCGCAGGCCGCGCGCGCAGGCATTGCCTATGTGCCGCAGGGGCGCGAAATTTTCCCGCTGATGAGTGTGACTGAAAACCTGCAAACCGGCTTTGCCTGTCTGCCGAAATCCGAGCATCACATTCCAGACCGGATTTATGACCTGTTTCCAGTGCTGAAGCAGATGAAAGACCGTCGCGGCGGAGATCTGTCAGGCGGCCAGCAACAACAGCTTGCCATTGCCCGCGCGCTGATTGCGCAACCCAAAGTCCTGTTGCTGGATGAACCCACCGAAGGCATCCAGCCCAATATCATCAAGCAGATCGGCAAGGTGATCGAATTGCTGCGCAGCGAAGGCAAGATCGCGATTGTTCTGGTCGAGCAGTATTTTGATTTTGCCTATGGTCTGGCAGATGAATTTTGCGTGTTGAATCGCGGCGAGGTGGTGCTGTCACGCCCTGCAAATCAGGTCACAAAAACGGAAATCCTTGAACGGGTGTCGATATAGAACCTGCGCTTCCGCGCCCGTCGGGGGTAGGTAAAATCGTCGCAGGGGGCTAAAAGGGCAAGGAAGCTGTCCTTATGTCACCTTGCGTTGACGTGTTGTCCCGCTACAGTGTCATTATACCCGCGAGTCTGCCGGGTGTCATTTTTGCTGTTAGGCAGCGGGTTCCCCCGCACCGAGAGGAGAGACTAATGATTAAGGTCAAGACCGCAGCGCTGGCTGCGCTGTTCGCCCTACCCTTCGCCGCACATGCGGAACCCACCGGCGACGCCGACGCAGGCGAGCAGAACTTCCGCCAATGCGCCAGCTGTCACGGTATTGTGTCCCCTGATGGCGAAGTTATCCAGCGGCTGGCCCCGACAGGCCCGAACCTGTGGGGCGTCGCAGGCCGCGAAGCAGGCTCTTATGAAGGGTATGAGCGCTTTTCCAACGCCATGCAGGCAGCTGGGTCCGAACATGGCGTGGTCTGGGATGAAGAAAGCTTCGTCGCCTATGTAAACGACCCCATCGGCTACTTGCGCGAAGTCACAGATGATGCACGCGCACGCGGCAACATGAACCACCGTCTGCGCGGTTCCGCCGAAGATATCTATGCGTATCTGGCACAGTTCAGCGCTGAAGAGTAATCCTGACGAAATGGATTCGATCGGGGGCCAGTCATGGCCCCCTTTTTTGTCGACTGCGCGGGTCAGCCGTTCTCGCGCAGGATATGTCCCGCCAGATACAGCGACCCGCAGATCAGCACCTGCGCCTGCGGGTCCTGCGCGGCAATATCGGCCAGCGCGCTGGCAACACTCTCGGCCTGTTGCGCATCAATACCCGCCGAACGTGCGGCATTTGCCGTTTCTTGCGCACTTAGGGTCGCGGCCTCGCCGGGGATGGAGACGGCATATAGGCGCTGTGCCACATCGGCCAGTGGCCGCATGAAACCGCCCACATCCTTGGTGTTCAGCATACCGCAAATCAGCCACAGCCTGTCCAGCTTCATTTCTGCCAGTGTCGCGGCAATCGCCTGCCCTGCCGCCGGATTATGCCCGCCATCCAGCCACAGCCGCCCCTGCGGCAGCGCATCGACCAGCGGCCCTGTGCGAAGGCGCTGCATGCGCGCGGGCCATTGGGCGCGGGTGACTGCCGCGTCTGCCCCTGCCCCGTGCCCCAGCGCGCGCAGTGCAGCCAGCGCCACGCCCGCATTTTGCACCTGATGCGGCCCCGCCAGATTGGGCAAGGGCAGATCCAGCAGGCCGGTTTCATCCTGATAGACCAGCCGCCCGTCTTCGACCCCGACATGCCAATGCTGGCCTTGCACCAGCAACGGCGCGCCAAGGCGCGCGGCGCGCGCTTCAATCACGTCAAGTGCTGCATCATCCTGCGCGGCCACCACACAGGGCACACCACGCTTGATGATTCCCGCCTTTTCGCCCGCAATTTCGGCCAGCGTGTCGCCTAAGTATTGCTGATGGTCCAGACTGACAGGGGTGATGATGCTCAGCGCCGGTTGTTCGACCACATTTGTGGCATCCAGCCGCCCGCCCAAGCCCACTTCCAGCAGCGTGTAATCTGCGGGGCTGCGGGCAAATGCCAGAAGTGCCGCGCAGGTAGTGATTTCAAAATAGGTGATCGTATCCGGACCATTGGCGCGCAGGCATTCATCCAGCAAATCCGACAGGTCGGGTTCCGAAATCAACGCGCCCGCCAGCCGTATGCGTTCATGAAACCGCGCCAGATGCGGGCTGGTATAGGCATGCACGCGGCACCCCGCCCCTTCCAGACCGGCACGGATCATGGCCTGCGTGCTGCCCTTGCCATTCGTGCCCGCAATATGAATGACCGGCGGCAAGCGGCGTTCAGGATGATCCAGCGCCGCCAGCAGACGCCAGACACGGTCCAGCGTCAGATCCATGATTTTGGGGTGGAACGTCATCATGCGCGCCAGCAGCGCATCAGACCCTGTATCTGCCACGGGTTAGCGCCCCTGTTTCGGGTCAGATTTCGCCGGTCGTTCCGTCTGCGCGGCAGCCTGCGGTGCGGGCTGCGGTTCCGGCTGTGGGTCCGCAGCCGGTTCCGGCGCGGGCAGGTCGCCATACACAACCGGCCCTTGTGCTGTCAGCATCCGCAGCACAGTCGCAATCTCGGATCGCAGGTCCTTGCGCGGGGTCACGCGGTCCAGCATGCCGTGTTCCAGCAGATATTCGGCGCGCTGGAAACCGGGGGGCAGTGTTTCGCGGATGGTTTGTTCAATCACACGCGGACCGGCAAAGCAGATCAGCGCATTGGGTTCGGCAAACTGCACATCCCCCAGCATTGCGTAGCTGGCAGTCACGCCGCCTGTGGTCGGGTGGGTCAGCACCACGATATAGGGCAGGCCCGCTTCACGCAGCATATCCACCGCGACAGTCGTGCGCGGCATCTGCATCAGCGACAGGATACCTTCTTGCATGCGCGCGCCACCGGCTGCGGAAAACAGCACCAGCGGCAGTTTGCGCGCAATCGCATGTTCGGCACCGGCAATGATGGAATTGCCGACATACATGCCCATGGACCCGCCCATGAAGCCGAAATCCTGCGCGACCGCAACAACGCGGGTGCGCAGCACCTGACCTTCGGCCACAAGCATGGCTTCCTTCTCGCCCGTGGTTTTTTGCGCGGTTTTCATCCGGTCGGGATATTTTTTCTGGTCGCGGAAATGCAGCGGGTCCGCGATGGGCTGCGGCACTGCGATTTCGGTGAACATGCCACCATCAAAGAAATTCGCGAATCGTTCCCGCGGCGAAATCGGCATATGGTGGTTGCACGATGTGCAGACCTGCTGGTTCTGGGTCAGTTCCCGATGAAACAGCATTGTGCCGCATTCGGGGCATTTGACCCATAAATTCTCGGGCATCTCCCGCCGTGAGAAAAGCGAGTTGATCGTCGGGCGAACGTAATTTGTAATCCAGTTCATCGAAGTATCCTGAAGGGCGTCTGGCCTGAGATAATCGCCGCGCGCACGAAATGCAATCAGCGAGCGCGCAGCCACCACCTGCATATCGCCCATACCAGCACCATGCCCGCCATATCCAGCCCCAGCATATAGGTCATGATCTCGGTATCCTTGGGGCCGAAGGGCAGCCGGTACAGCGCCAGTCCGTCCAGCGCCTCTCCGGTGGTGAACAGGAACATGGCCAGCAGGTTATTGGCAAAATGCAACCCCCACGCCATGCCAAGGCTGCCGCTGCGCGCCGTCAGATCAGCCAGCAGCAGCCCGAAAAACCCCGTCACAAACACCACCATCCAAACCGCATTTCCCATCTCATCGGGCGCATAATGCACCAGCCCGAACAGCACAGACGGCAGAACCATCCACACCCATCGCGACACAAACCGCGCCGCAAGCTGTTGTTGCAGATACCCGCGAAACACCACTTCTTCCGCGCCGGTCTGGATCAGCAGGCCCACCAGCGCAACCGGCAGCCATGCCAGCCAGACGCCCCAAGCCACCCCGCCGCCCAGATCGACGAACAGCAGCACATACAGCACCCCCGGAACCGAGATCGCCAGAAATATTCCCAGCCCGGCCAGAAAATCGCGCCAGACCACTGCCCAGGGACCAAAGAGCGACGCAATGCTTCGATGATGGATCAGCCGCACCGCAACGAATGCGCCCAGCGCCATGCCGGTAAAGGTAAACAGCAACGCCACCAGCGACGCAGGTGTTCCGCCAAGCCCTACAGCATCAAGGCTGGCGTCAAGGCCATGCCACCCCGTCAGCCCCCAGAACCCCGCCCCCATCAGCGCCATCCAGCCCAGATAGATAGCCAGCAGAATGATCATGCCCAGAAACAGCCGCCACAGTTGCGGACGCAAGCGGGCGGGGGCTACGAAACGGTCAAAAATCAATGGCTGCAACATGACAGGTCAGATCCCCGAAGATAAAAGCGTATTTCCGAACAAATTGGCACTGGTGCGCCCTGCTTCAAGCAGATCATGCGCAGGGTGACAATGGCGCGATGACATGACAATGTGACACCTTATCGTGTTAAGGAACAGGTCATGGCCGCCGCAACAGTTGTTCTGGTTGTCATATTGCAGGTGGGTTTCATCATCCGTGCGTTGCTGCGCGCGGGGCTGTCGCCGTCTGCGCGACTGGCATGGGTGACCATAATCTCGGCGCTGCCGGGTGTGGGAATCGCTGCATATTTCCTGTTCGGGGAAATCCGGCTGGCGCGCGCGGGGCGCGAAAGAATGCGCGAGGTGCGCATTAAACTACGGGCCGCACAGCGCACCATGTCCACAGATGTGATCGCACATACGGGGGCTGCGCATCCCGCATTTGCAGCAGGTCTTGCCACAAGCCAGTTCCCGCCGCTACGGGGCAATCGCCTGACCCTGCTGTCCGAAGGCGATGACATGATGCATGATGTCTTTGACGCCATAGCGCAGGCGCAAGATCATGTGCATGTGCTGTTCTATATCTGGTTGCCCGACGATACCGGCACGCGCATGGCACAGGTGCTGATGGATGCCGCGCGGCGCGGGGTCAGTTGCAGGGTGCTGGTCGATGATCATGGCGCGCGCCGCCTGATCCGGTCAAACCTGTGGCAACTGATGGGTGCTGCGGGTGTCGCGCTGGAACGCGCGGCCCCTGTCGGCAATCCGTTTGTCAGCTTGCTGTTCCAGCGCATCGACCTGCGCAATCACCGCAAGATCATCGTCGTGGACAACCGCCTGAGTTGGGTGGGCAGCCGCAACTGCGCCGATGGTGCCTTCGCCATTAAGCCACGGTTTGCGCCATGGGTGGATATTCTGGTGCGGGTGGAAGGGCCGGTTGTGCAGCAACAACAGGCCGTGTTCCTGCATGACTGGATGACACATCACGCCGAAGACCTTAGCCATATGCTGCGCGCGCCCGCCCCGCCCGCGCCCAACGGCCAGGACGGCGGCGTGACCGCGCAGGTCATCGCGTCGGGGCCGGATGACATTTACACCACACCGTCAGATGCGTTGCGCGCCATGATCTATGCCGCGACCGACCGGCTGATGCTGACCACGCCCTACTATGTGCCCGACCCCGCATTGCATACGGCCATCTGTTCAGCGGCGGAACGCGGTGTGCAGACCGACCTGATTTTACCCGCCCGCAATGACAGCGCCATAGTCGGCGCCGCCAGTGAAAGCCTGTATCCCGATCTGCTGCGCGCAGGCGTGCGCATTCATCTGTTCAGACCGGGGCTGATTCATTCCAAGATTGTCACGGTTGACGGCCAGTTCGGGATGATCGGCACAGCCAATCTGGACCATCGCAGTTTTGATCTGAACTATGAAAACTCGTTATTGTTCAAATGTGCCGGTTTTACCGAATGTCTGGACCAGCGCCAGCGCAGCTATATCGACCGTGCCACACGGATCGACCGTGCCGATGTGGCCGACTGGTCCATCATTCGCAGGTTGCGCAACAACACGCTGGCCCTGGCAAGCCCGCTGTTGTGAGGGGCGCGCGAAACGCCCTGAACCACAGAACATACGCCATGGGCACAGGAAATCGCAGGCAATGACGCAAACTTCGCCCATGCAGTCTTGTTGCCCACCCCGGCGCACCCTACATGCAGGCTTATGTTCATGAATTTACCCTTCCTTCCGAAAAAGCCGTCCGTGGCCGTCATCCGGCTACAGGGCATGATTGCCGCAAGCGCCAGTCCGGGGCGGCTGAATGATGCCAGCCTTGCGCCACTTATCGAGACTGCATTCAGGCGCGGCAAACCTGCGGCTGTGGCACTGGTGATCAATTCACCGGGCGGCAGCCCCGTGCAAAGCGCGTTGATTGCGGCACGCATCCGCCGGCTGGCAGAGGAGGTGAAAATACCCGTTCACGCCTTTGTCGAAGATCTGGCCGCGTCGGGGGGCTATTGGCTGGCCACGGCGGGCGATGATATTCATGTGGATGCAAATTCTATCGTCGGCTCCATCGGGGTTATTTCGGCAGGGTTCGGGCTGCATGACCTGATTGCGCGCTATGGCATTGAACGGCGGGTCTATACATCGGGCACGTCCAAATCCCAGCTGGACCCGTTCCGCCCCGAAAACCCCGAAGATGTGGCCCGCCTGCGCGCACTGCAAGATCAGGTGCATCAGAACTTCATCGCGCAGGTCAAGCAACGACGTGCCGTGAAGCTGGCAGATGACGACAACCTGTTCACTGGCGAATTCTGGGTAGGCAGCCGCGCGGTCGAGTTGGGACTGGCCGACGGGCTGGGCCATCTGGTGCCGATGATGAAGGCGCGCTACGGTGACAAGGTGCGCTTCCGGCCATATGGCATTCGCCGCCCCTTCCTGTCGCGGCTGGGTCTGGGCATCATGTCCGATGCGCTGGAATTGTCGCAAGAACGCGCCCTGTACGCACAATACGGAATGTAGGCGCATGATCATCAAAATCGTCGCCGCATTTCTGGTGTTTATGATCGTGATGGGCGCGATCAAGAAATTCATGAACCCGTCGCATAGAACACCACTGGACCGGCTGCGTCAGACAAAACTGCCACGCCCGCGCAAATGCAAGACCTGTGGCAAATTCCTGCTGAACGGCGATGCGTGTCGTTGCAAGGGCTGATCCGGTTGCGAAAGGTTTGTGAATGCTGATCGACCTTGCGCAAATTGCAGCGGGCCTTTTTATCTTGTTGCTGGCAGGCGACGCGCTGGTGCGCGGCGCGGTCAATTTGGCGCTGCGGCTGGGCATTCCTGCACTTATGGTGGGCATGACGATTGTGGCATTCGGCACATCGGCGCCTGAACTGCTGGTGTCGGTCAAGGCGGTGTTGCAAGATGCAGGCGGGCTGGCGCTGGGCAATGTCGTAGGGTCCAATATCGCCAATATCCTTCTGGTGCTGGGCGTGCCTGCGCTGGTATCGGCGCTGGCCGTCAACCGCGAGGTGTTGCGCGATTATCTGATGATGCTGGCAGTGTCGGTGCTGTTCATGGCGCTTGCGCTGACAGGGGTGATCGGGCGGTGGCAGGCCTTGGTGCTGCTGGGGGCGTTTGCCGTGTTCATGGCCGACAGTATCCGGCGGGGCCGCAAGGCCCGCAGCAAGCCTACTGATCTGGAAGGCGCAGACCCGTCCATGCCGGGGCGCAAAATCGCGCTGTTCACAGCGCTTGGCATCGTTGGCCTGCCGCTGGGGGCGAACCTGCTGGTCAGCGGCGCGGTGGATATTGCCGAAACGCTGGGCGTGTCAGACCTGATGATCGGGCTTACCGTGGTTGCCGTGGGCACGTCGCTGCCGGAACTGGCCACAACCCTGATGGCCGCCATCCGGCGCGAAGGGGGGGTGGCGCTGGGCAATATCATCGGGTCGAACCTGTTCAATCTGGCGCTGATCCTTGGTGTGGCGGGCCTGTTCGGGGCAATGCCGATACCTGCGCAGATGATGCAACTGGATCTTTGGGTCATGCTGGCGGCATCGCTGGCTCTGGCCCCGTTCATATGGTTTCAAAAACCCATCTCTCGGATATGGGGGGGGGTATTGCTTCTGGGATATGGGGGCTACATCTGGGCATTGATCCAAATCGGAGTGTGAAACATGCCCAATGCCCTTGTGACTGGCGCGGCCCACCGACTGGGGCGGGAAATGGCCCTGTATCTTGCGCAGCGCGGCTATGATGTGGCCATCCACTACGCGCGTTCGCGCGATGCGGCGCACAGGCTGCAAGATGACATAGCCGCATTGGG
Above is a window of Roseinatronobacter sp. S2 DNA encoding:
- a CDS encoding S49 family peptidase — its product is MFMNLPFLPKKPSVAVIRLQGMIAASASPGRLNDASLAPLIETAFRRGKPAAVALVINSPGGSPVQSALIAARIRRLAEEVKIPVHAFVEDLAASGGYWLATAGDDIHVDANSIVGSIGVISAGFGLHDLIARYGIERRVYTSGTSKSQLDPFRPENPEDVARLRALQDQVHQNFIAQVKQRRAVKLADDDNLFTGEFWVGSRAVELGLADGLGHLVPMMKARYGDKVRFRPYGIRRPFLSRLGLGIMSDALELSQERALYAQYGM
- a CDS encoding calcium/sodium antiporter, with the translated sequence MLIDLAQIAAGLFILLLAGDALVRGAVNLALRLGIPALMVGMTIVAFGTSAPELLVSVKAVLQDAGGLALGNVVGSNIANILLVLGVPALVSALAVNREVLRDYLMMLAVSVLFMALALTGVIGRWQALVLLGAFAVFMADSIRRGRKARSKPTDLEGADPSMPGRKIALFTALGIVGLPLGANLLVSGAVDIAETLGVSDLMIGLTVVAVGTSLPELATTLMAAIRREGGVALGNIIGSNLFNLALILGVAGLFGAMPIPAQMMQLDLWVMLAASLALAPFIWFQKPISRIWGGVLLLGYGGYIWALIQIGV